The following proteins are co-located in the Granulicella pectinivorans genome:
- a CDS encoding ABC transporter permease, with protein MSQMMQDIRYALRQMRKSPGFALIAVLTLGLGVGAATAVFSVIDAVMIRPLPFAQQDRLVFTHVKAGAGYQQPWSYKSYVDARAQLKTFDALAGYSAFGSVNMEAASGPVSVHAVKGTDNFFDVFGVKPMLGRTYVPGEDMPGRDAVAVLSNELWRTQFGGRADVVGTVVRLDGAPYTVIGVMPEGFRFPLSVRNAVYTPLHGNAMWMKSRGSHWLPTVGKLKEGVSKAQGEADLTRVLTDLGRAYPDTDGGRVGDLVSLNTMVSGEATKPLQTLMLAVLALLAIACVNVAGLLLARAVKREREIAMRAAVGASRGRLLRQMVTESLLLAGLSSVLGVGLAYGLLAAMRTYLVTALARGADVTVNGFVLVAAVVFAASTAVLASLVPAVRLSGLDPIRMLKGGGAAANGRGQHRLRASFIAAQVMLSLTLLIVAGLLLKSLSRARGTDLGFDGAHILALEIDLSPGSYVGKDPVATFFTPFEERVQHLHGVVGAGLINILPLQAWGSNSDVHITGQPPYPANQEMLAEVRVVSRGYFDAMGIQMRAGRMLSAGLDGAVLDGAGQKSTHVVVNDAFQRKFFPHGGEAVGAHIDDSDKAEEKTGIVGMTTSVRQNLLDRPMAEMDYLMDSIQVKDRLGMMPSMTLVVRTEGDPRTVIPELRSVLHDVDPTVPFREPELMTDVVADQLVMERMESWLFGVFAAIAVALSLVGLYGLVSHEVEIGTRDIGVRMALGATRGLVMRMVLGRVLLLIGMGAVLGLGLTFALKKAIGSVVEMQAGRDTGVMFGLALGLVAMGAFAAFFPAKRAASIEPMEALRSE; from the coding sequence ATGAGTCAGATGATGCAGGATATTCGGTATGCGCTGCGGCAGATGAGGAAGTCGCCCGGGTTTGCGTTGATCGCGGTGTTAACGCTGGGGCTGGGCGTGGGCGCGGCGACGGCGGTGTTCAGTGTGATCGACGCAGTGATGATCAGGCCGCTGCCGTTTGCGCAGCAGGACCGGCTGGTGTTCACGCATGTGAAGGCGGGCGCGGGGTATCAGCAGCCGTGGTCGTACAAGAGCTACGTGGATGCGCGGGCACAACTGAAGACGTTCGACGCGCTGGCGGGGTACTCGGCGTTCGGTTCGGTGAACATGGAGGCCGCGAGCGGGCCGGTGTCGGTGCATGCGGTGAAGGGCACGGACAACTTCTTCGATGTGTTCGGCGTGAAGCCGATGCTGGGACGCACCTATGTGCCGGGTGAGGATATGCCGGGCAGGGATGCCGTCGCAGTGTTGAGCAACGAGCTGTGGCGCACGCAGTTTGGCGGGCGTGCGGATGTGGTGGGCACCGTGGTGCGGCTGGATGGGGCGCCGTATACGGTGATTGGCGTGATGCCCGAGGGATTCCGGTTTCCACTTTCGGTACGCAATGCGGTGTACACGCCGCTGCATGGGAATGCGATGTGGATGAAGTCGCGCGGGTCGCACTGGCTTCCCACGGTGGGCAAGCTGAAGGAGGGTGTGAGCAAGGCGCAGGGCGAGGCGGATCTGACGCGTGTGCTGACGGATCTGGGCAGGGCGTATCCGGACACGGATGGCGGACGCGTGGGAGACCTGGTGTCGCTGAACACGATGGTGAGCGGTGAGGCGACGAAGCCGTTGCAGACGCTGATGCTGGCGGTCCTGGCTTTGCTGGCGATTGCCTGCGTGAATGTCGCGGGATTGCTGTTGGCGCGTGCGGTGAAGAGGGAGCGGGAGATTGCGATGCGGGCGGCTGTGGGCGCTTCGCGGGGCAGGCTGCTGCGGCAGATGGTGACGGAAAGCCTGCTGCTGGCGGGCTTGAGCTCCGTGCTGGGTGTCGGGCTGGCATATGGCCTGCTGGCGGCGATGAGGACATACCTGGTGACGGCGCTGGCACGCGGCGCGGATGTAACGGTGAACGGATTTGTGCTGGTGGCGGCGGTGGTGTTTGCGGCATCGACGGCTGTGCTGGCTTCGCTGGTCCCGGCGGTGCGTCTGTCGGGGCTCGACCCGATCCGGATGCTGAAGGGCGGAGGGGCGGCGGCCAACGGGCGTGGGCAGCACAGACTGCGTGCCTCATTCATTGCGGCGCAGGTGATGTTGTCGTTGACGCTGCTGATCGTGGCTGGGCTTTTGTTGAAGTCGTTGTCGCGGGCGCGCGGCACGGATCTTGGGTTCGATGGCGCGCATATTCTTGCACTGGAGATCGACCTCTCGCCGGGAAGCTATGTGGGCAAGGATCCGGTGGCAACCTTCTTCACTCCGTTCGAAGAGCGGGTGCAGCATTTGCACGGCGTGGTGGGTGCGGGTTTGATCAATATTCTGCCGCTGCAGGCGTGGGGCTCGAACAGCGATGTGCATATCACGGGGCAGCCACCGTATCCGGCAAACCAGGAGATGCTGGCTGAGGTGCGGGTGGTTTCACGGGGATACTTCGACGCGATGGGAATCCAGATGCGCGCGGGCCGGATGCTTTCGGCGGGGTTGGATGGCGCGGTGCTGGATGGGGCCGGGCAGAAGAGCACGCATGTGGTGGTGAACGATGCGTTCCAGAGAAAGTTCTTTCCGCATGGCGGAGAGGCTGTTGGCGCGCATATCGATGACAGCGACAAGGCGGAGGAGAAGACCGGCATTGTTGGCATGACGACGAGCGTGCGGCAGAATCTGCTGGATCGTCCGATGGCCGAGATGGATTACCTGATGGACTCGATCCAGGTGAAGGACAGGCTGGGGATGATGCCTTCGATGACGCTTGTGGTGCGGACGGAGGGCGATCCGCGCACGGTGATTCCGGAGCTGAGGTCGGTGCTGCATGACGTGGATCCGACGGTGCCGTTCCGCGAGCCGGAGTTGATGACGGATGTGGTGGCGGACCAGTTGGTGATGGAGCGGATGGAGAGTTGGTTGTTTGGTGTGTTTGCGGCGATCGCGGTGGCGTTGTCGCTGGTGGGGCTGTATGGGCTGGTGAGCCACGAGGTGGAGATTGGGACCCGCGATATCGGGGTGCGGATGGCTCTGGGCGCTACGCGCGGATTGGTGATGCGTATGGTGTTGGGGCGGGTTCTGCTGTTGATTGGCATGGGAGCCGTGCTCGGGTTGGGGCTTACGTTTGCGCTGAAGAAGGCGATCGGGTCCGTGGTGGAGATGCAGGCGGGACGGGATACGGGCGTGATGTTCGGGTTGGCTCTGGGGCTGGTGGCGATGGGGGCCTTTGCGGCTTTCTTTCCGGCGAAGAGGGCTGCTTCGATTGAGCCGATGGAGGCTTTGCGGAGTGAGTAA
- a CDS encoding ABC transporter ATP-binding protein — protein MNDTAIISIEQMTKVFYTDEIETHALSGIHLEINRGEYVAMSGPSGCGKSTLLSIIGLLDTPTGGTYTLNGKQVANLNFADRSRIRNQEIGFIFQSFNLIGDLTVAENVELPLTYRPGMQAAERKRRVQESLERVNMAHRMRHYPAQLSGGQQQRVAVARALAGSPAILLADEPTGNLDSKNGEAVMSLLQELHQEGATICMVTHDPRFAAHAERQVHLFDGKVVAEGEMTQLLAEAQRS, from the coding sequence ATGAACGATACGGCGATTATTTCGATTGAGCAGATGACGAAGGTTTTCTACACGGACGAGATCGAGACGCATGCGCTCTCGGGGATTCATCTGGAGATCAACCGCGGCGAGTATGTAGCGATGTCGGGGCCTTCTGGCTGCGGGAAGTCGACGCTGCTCTCGATCATTGGGCTGCTGGATACGCCTACGGGTGGGACCTACACGCTGAACGGCAAGCAGGTGGCGAATCTGAACTTCGCGGATCGTTCGCGGATTCGCAACCAGGAGATCGGGTTTATCTTTCAGAGCTTCAACCTGATTGGCGATCTGACGGTTGCGGAGAATGTGGAGCTGCCGCTGACGTACCGGCCAGGGATGCAGGCGGCGGAGCGGAAGAGGCGGGTGCAGGAGTCGCTGGAGCGGGTGAATATGGCGCATCGCATGCGGCACTATCCGGCACAGCTCTCGGGCGGTCAGCAGCAGCGTGTGGCTGTGGCGCGTGCTCTGGCTGGGTCTCCGGCGATTCTGCTGGCGGATGAACCGACGGGTAATTTGGACTCGAAGAATGGCGAGGCTGTGATGTCGCTGCTGCAGGAGTTGCACCAGGAGGGCGCGACGATCTGCATGGTGACGCACGATCCGCGGTTCGCGGCGCATGCGGAGCGGCAGGTGCATCTGTTCGACGGCAAGGTGGTGGCCGAAGGGGAGATGACACAGTTGCTGGCTGAGGCACAGAGGAGTTAG
- a CDS encoding efflux RND transporter periplasmic adaptor subunit — protein sequence MDISRPDLKKSKRRRQFVMGAVALVVLAGAGVYVARLKPASPSVDRSTVWTDTVKRGPLLRQVRGPGTLVPREDKIRLIPAETEATVVRILVLPGAKVAPDTVIMDLVDPATQEALLDAQLQLKAAQADYLNTKAKLQSDLMTQKGGASTVSSDQKQAELQAQTDKSLYELGVISGLTYSASKGKADDLRTRNGIESERLTLNEKAILTQLAVQQTKVDQAQALLSLKQKDAGALTVRAGISGVLVDLPHQVGEHVAPGTTLAKVVQPDQLKASLKIAETQARDISIGQPAEVDTHNGVIAGKVMRIDPAVVNGTVTVDVELAGALPQGARPDLSVDGTIDLERMGDVLYVGRPAFGNENSTIQLFKLSADGKTAVRVPVKVGRASVNSLQVIEGLNVGDVVILSDMSRWDGTDKIQLD from the coding sequence ATGGATATCTCTAGACCTGATTTGAAGAAGTCGAAGCGGCGGCGGCAGTTTGTGATGGGCGCGGTTGCGCTTGTCGTACTGGCGGGTGCTGGTGTGTATGTGGCGCGGTTGAAACCGGCATCGCCGTCGGTGGATCGCTCCACGGTGTGGACGGACACGGTGAAGCGCGGGCCGCTGTTGCGGCAGGTGCGCGGTCCGGGCACGCTGGTTCCGCGTGAGGACAAGATCCGGCTGATTCCGGCGGAGACGGAGGCGACTGTGGTCCGGATCCTGGTACTGCCTGGTGCGAAGGTGGCGCCGGACACGGTGATTATGGATCTGGTGGATCCTGCGACGCAGGAGGCGCTGCTGGATGCGCAGCTGCAGCTGAAGGCGGCACAGGCAGATTATCTGAATACGAAGGCCAAGCTGCAGAGCGATCTGATGACGCAGAAGGGTGGGGCGTCGACGGTGAGCTCGGACCAGAAGCAGGCGGAGCTGCAGGCGCAGACGGACAAGAGCCTGTATGAGCTGGGTGTGATTTCGGGGCTGACGTATTCGGCTTCGAAGGGCAAGGCGGACGACCTGAGGACGCGCAACGGGATTGAGAGCGAGCGGCTGACGCTGAATGAGAAGGCGATTCTGACGCAGCTTGCAGTGCAGCAGACGAAGGTGGACCAGGCGCAGGCGCTGCTGTCGTTGAAGCAGAAGGATGCGGGGGCGCTGACGGTGCGGGCCGGGATTTCGGGCGTGCTGGTGGATCTGCCGCACCAGGTGGGCGAGCATGTGGCTCCGGGGACGACGCTGGCGAAGGTGGTGCAGCCGGACCAGTTGAAGGCGAGCTTGAAGATTGCGGAGACGCAGGCGCGGGACATCTCGATCGGTCAGCCGGCGGAGGTGGATACGCATAACGGCGTGATTGCCGGGAAGGTGATGCGGATCGATCCGGCGGTGGTGAACGGGACGGTGACGGTGGATGTGGAGTTGGCGGGTGCGCTGCCGCAGGGTGCTCGTCCGGACCTGAGTGTGGACGGGACGATCGATCTGGAGCGGATGGGCGATGTGTTGTATGTCGGGCGGCCAGCGTTCGGGAACGAGAACTCGACGATTCAGTTGTTCAAGCTGAGCGCGGACGGCAAGACAGCGGTTCGGGTTCCGGTGAAGGTTGGACGGGCCTCGGTGAATAGCCTGCAGGTGATTGAAGGATTGAATGTTGGCGACGTCGTGATTCTGTCGGATATGTCTCGATGGGATGGGACGGACAAGATTCAGTTGGATTAG
- a CDS encoding VOC family protein — protein MNTLLNHINLITTDVPALSHFFQAIFHFRVLTVRGKDELTVLEREGFILTLMLDKTVDGPTYPGIFHIGFLQATRAEVLELLHQLRAYGLDAPEPKLRSGNRFGFFVTAPGGILVEIGTMLSATEIAA, from the coding sequence ATGAACACCCTTCTCAATCACATCAACCTCATCACCACTGACGTCCCCGCCCTCTCCCACTTCTTCCAGGCCATCTTCCACTTCCGCGTCCTCACCGTTCGCGGCAAGGACGAACTCACCGTCCTCGAGCGCGAAGGCTTCATCCTCACCCTCATGCTCGATAAGACCGTCGACGGCCCCACCTACCCCGGCATCTTCCACATCGGCTTCCTCCAGGCCACCCGCGCCGAGGTCCTCGAGCTCCTCCACCAGCTCCGCGCCTACGGCCTCGATGCCCCCGAGCCCAAGCTCCGCTCCGGCAACCGCTTCGGCTTCTTCGTCACCGCTCCCGGCGGCATCCTCGTCGAGATCGGCACCATGCTCTCCGCCACCGAAATCGCCGCATAA
- a CDS encoding ankyrin repeat domain-containing protein, with amino-acid sequence MPEPKSPPKRLHPLILLPGAILSLGSALIAGRLLWEETLLTWRSGPQMVGFSLAHGTFAFLLSFPFLLTLWTIPCIAAVLLWACRHRPIQRTTLSTVAAAIAVLGILLIPSSFWDRLFAARLAASPHASAFLHRAAAEGDLSVVKALLAHGVPIDAVDQHGDTPLHLAAATGKTGVVQYLVTHGAALNAINLDGESPLHTSIVNRHPFVTRALTLSGAKDISGDPTQGDRANEAIVRSQIEAERSSTNHP; translated from the coding sequence ATGCCGGAGCCGAAATCCCCACCCAAACGCCTCCATCCACTCATCCTCCTCCCCGGAGCCATCCTCAGCCTCGGCTCCGCCCTCATCGCCGGCCGCCTCCTCTGGGAAGAAACCCTGCTCACCTGGCGATCCGGCCCCCAGATGGTCGGCTTCTCCCTCGCGCACGGCACCTTCGCCTTCCTCCTCTCTTTTCCCTTCCTGCTTACCCTCTGGACCATCCCCTGCATCGCCGCCGTTCTCCTATGGGCCTGCAGGCATCGCCCCATCCAGCGCACCACCCTGTCCACCGTAGCCGCCGCCATCGCCGTCCTCGGCATCCTCCTCATCCCGTCTTCCTTCTGGGACCGCCTCTTCGCCGCCCGCCTCGCCGCCAGCCCCCACGCCTCCGCCTTCCTCCACCGCGCCGCCGCTGAAGGCGACCTCTCCGTCGTCAAAGCTCTCCTCGCTCACGGCGTCCCCATCGACGCGGTCGATCAGCACGGCGACACCCCCCTCCACCTCGCCGCCGCCACCGGCAAAACCGGCGTCGTGCAGTACCTCGTCACACACGGAGCCGCCCTCAACGCCATCAACCTCGACGGAGAAAGCCCTCTGCACACATCCATCGTGAACAGACACCCCTTCGTCACCCGCGCCCTTACCCTGAGCGGGGCCAAAGACATCAGCGGCGACCCCACCCAGGGCGACCGCGCCAACGAAGCGATCGTTCGCAGCCAGATCGAAGCCGAGCGGTCCTCCACAAACCACCCCTAG
- a CDS encoding TIM barrel protein — MLSRRQFTHTALTAAAATLLPIHARSQAAYGIPFRFSLMLGTLSKSAPAFEDRLAIAAKAGYQGIEFVGEWTKWTDADYARVVPQIKAANLTVDSMAGTGITFSDPKGVEDLEPRMAHAIAAADKLGCPQLLLTSGKRFEGSTTQVCVDNLKRILALAERAHKNVVIEPIDTLENPTIYLTGVTEAFDICRQVGSPSLKVLYDVYHEQRQAGNLLEKFQNNIDLVGLVHIADVPGRHEPGTGEIRYDQIFRLLAHLNYKGFVAMEYHALGDPFQTLVKVREDAIAAAKS, encoded by the coding sequence ATGCTCAGCCGCCGCCAATTCACCCACACCGCCCTCACCGCAGCCGCCGCCACCCTCCTTCCCATCCACGCCCGGTCCCAGGCAGCCTACGGAATCCCCTTCCGCTTCTCCCTCATGCTCGGCACCCTCTCGAAGTCCGCCCCAGCCTTCGAAGACCGTCTCGCCATCGCCGCCAAAGCCGGCTATCAGGGCATCGAGTTCGTCGGCGAATGGACCAAATGGACCGACGCCGACTACGCCCGCGTCGTCCCCCAGATCAAGGCCGCCAACCTCACCGTCGACTCCATGGCCGGCACCGGCATCACCTTCTCCGATCCCAAGGGCGTCGAAGACCTCGAACCCCGCATGGCCCACGCCATCGCCGCCGCCGACAAGCTCGGCTGTCCCCAACTCCTCCTCACCTCCGGCAAGCGCTTCGAGGGCTCCACCACCCAGGTCTGCGTCGACAACCTCAAGCGCATCCTTGCCCTCGCCGAGCGCGCCCACAAAAATGTCGTCATCGAGCCCATCGACACCCTCGAAAACCCCACCATCTACCTCACCGGCGTCACCGAGGCCTTCGACATCTGCCGCCAGGTCGGAAGCCCCAGCCTCAAGGTCCTCTACGACGTCTACCACGAGCAAAGACAGGCCGGAAACCTCCTCGAAAAGTTCCAGAACAACATCGATCTCGTAGGCCTCGTTCACATCGCCGACGTCCCCGGCCGCCACGAGCCCGGCACCGGCGAGATCCGCTACGACCAGATCTTCCGCCTCCTCGCCCACCTCAACTACAAGGGCTTCGTCGCCATGGAGTACCACGCCCTGGGCGACCCCTTCCAAACCCTGGTCAAAGTCCGCGAAGATGCCATAGCCGCCGCCAAATCCTAG
- a CDS encoding SPFH domain-containing protein, with protein sequence MTLFGEFMKVGSGRKQGDDEPAVDAGRLIKRGAFLAGLLLAGMVFFNYIVAVTRIGAGYVGVEVVLSGSQRGPSEIPIRTGWVFYSPLRSQIIEFPTFVQTVKWTHDMNEGRAANEEMSFNSKEGMEIYSDVSLSYAIEPRQVPDFYVKYRVSDLETFTHGILRDIVRNSLNEVASTYSVEQIYGEQKAQFLASVQALIQQKLAPVGVGIQQFGFIGAPRVPSVIASAITAKAQAIQDAERARNELAKTQAEAAKTVAEAEGEAKAAVMRANGEAEANKIRQTSLTPQLLELRKIENQKALIDRWNGALPTVQTGNGGLLMELPKQ encoded by the coding sequence ATGACGTTATTTGGGGAATTTATGAAGGTTGGCAGCGGACGCAAACAGGGTGACGACGAACCGGCGGTCGATGCTGGCCGTTTGATCAAACGCGGTGCCTTCCTGGCTGGGTTGTTGCTTGCGGGCATGGTCTTCTTCAACTACATCGTTGCCGTGACTCGTATTGGGGCCGGCTATGTTGGCGTGGAGGTAGTCTTGAGCGGATCGCAGCGCGGCCCGTCGGAGATCCCGATCCGGACGGGCTGGGTCTTCTATAGCCCGCTGCGCTCGCAGATCATCGAGTTTCCGACGTTCGTCCAGACGGTGAAATGGACGCACGACATGAACGAAGGCCGCGCGGCGAACGAGGAGATGAGCTTCAACTCGAAGGAGGGGATGGAGATCTACTCGGATGTTTCGCTGTCGTATGCGATCGAGCCGCGCCAGGTTCCGGACTTCTATGTGAAGTACCGGGTGAGCGACCTGGAGACGTTTACGCATGGCATCCTGCGGGATATTGTGCGGAACAGCCTGAACGAGGTGGCATCGACGTATAGCGTGGAGCAGATCTATGGCGAGCAGAAGGCGCAGTTTCTGGCGAGCGTGCAGGCCCTGATTCAGCAGAAGCTGGCGCCGGTCGGCGTGGGGATCCAGCAGTTCGGATTCATTGGCGCGCCGCGGGTTCCTTCGGTGATTGCGTCGGCCATTACGGCGAAGGCGCAGGCGATCCAGGATGCCGAACGCGCCCGGAACGAACTGGCCAAGACCCAGGCAGAGGCGGCCAAGACGGTTGCTGAAGCGGAGGGTGAGGCCAAGGCGGCTGTGATGCGTGCGAACGGTGAAGCGGAGGCGAACAAGATTCGCCAGACTTCGCTGACGCCGCAGTTGCTGGAGCTTCGGAAGATCGAGAACCAGAAGGCGTTGATCGATCGCTGGAACGGCGCGTTGCCTACCGTGCAGACCGGAAACGGCGGTCTCTTGATGGAACTGCCGAAACAATAA
- a CDS encoding DUF1015 domain-containing protein: MAKIYPFRALRYDPTRVELEDVVTQPYDKITPEMQQAYYDRSPYNLIRVILGKKEPTDNDDHNVYTRAAETLTSFRAEGILKEESEPALYGYSQTYQVPGTDEIRERKGFIALGHLYDYADHIVYRHEQTFPKHKSDRLALFKATRAYCEQIYMLYSDPAFTAEKLIFGTAEMGTTTPADLAITDEYDVVHRVWKLTDPTLINLILTAMADKKLIIADGHHRYETSVTYSKERAAEIGHTFQGTDESPSNRADEGHPLLPVPAYPEAAMMMTFVNMEAPGITILPTHRVVFGLKDFSPKAFLTAAEPFFDITPVTSASTAQLTGTEGTAMLAVSRDAKTGEIFHHLLKARPEAMAKALSDLTPRKAALDVVQLHRILLEGVLALSHDSIARLDNIRYIRSAEEAAQQVVDGEADIAFLIKPVTLDQFKDISLNLEVMPQKSTDFYPKLLSGLAIYALD, encoded by the coding sequence ATGGCCAAGATCTACCCCTTCCGCGCACTCCGTTACGACCCCACCCGTGTCGAGCTCGAAGACGTCGTCACCCAGCCCTACGACAAGATCACCCCGGAGATGCAGCAGGCCTACTACGACCGCTCACCCTATAACCTCATCCGCGTCATCCTCGGCAAAAAAGAGCCCACCGACAACGACGACCACAACGTCTACACCCGCGCCGCCGAGACCCTCACCAGCTTCCGCGCCGAAGGCATCCTCAAAGAGGAGTCCGAGCCCGCCCTCTACGGCTACTCCCAGACCTACCAGGTCCCCGGCACCGACGAGATCCGCGAACGCAAAGGCTTCATCGCCCTCGGCCACCTCTACGACTACGCCGACCACATCGTCTACCGCCACGAGCAGACCTTCCCCAAGCACAAGTCCGATCGCCTCGCCCTCTTCAAGGCCACCCGCGCCTACTGCGAGCAGATCTACATGCTCTACTCCGACCCGGCCTTCACCGCCGAAAAACTCATCTTCGGCACCGCTGAAATGGGCACCACCACCCCAGCCGACCTCGCCATCACCGACGAGTACGACGTCGTCCACCGCGTCTGGAAGCTGACCGACCCCACCCTCATCAACCTCATCCTCACCGCCATGGCCGACAAGAAGCTCATCATCGCCGACGGCCACCACCGCTACGAGACCTCCGTCACCTACTCCAAGGAGCGCGCCGCCGAGATCGGCCACACCTTCCAGGGCACCGACGAGTCCCCCTCCAACCGCGCCGACGAAGGTCACCCCCTTCTCCCCGTCCCCGCCTACCCCGAAGCCGCCATGATGATGACCTTCGTCAACATGGAAGCCCCCGGCATCACCATCCTCCCCACTCACCGCGTCGTCTTCGGCCTCAAGGACTTCTCGCCCAAGGCATTCCTCACCGCAGCCGAGCCCTTCTTCGACATCACCCCTGTCACCAGCGCCTCCACCGCTCAGCTCACCGGAACCGAGGGCACTGCGATGCTCGCCGTCTCACGCGACGCGAAGACCGGCGAGATCTTCCACCACCTCCTCAAGGCCAGGCCCGAGGCGATGGCGAAAGCCCTCTCCGACCTCACCCCCCGCAAGGCCGCCCTCGACGTCGTGCAGCTCCACCGCATCCTCCTCGAAGGCGTCCTCGCGCTCTCCCACGACTCCATCGCCCGCCTCGACAACATCCGCTACATCCGTTCGGCCGAAGAAGCCGCCCAGCAGGTCGTCGACGGCGAGGCCGACATCGCCTTCCTCATCAAGCCCGTCACCCTCGACCAGTTCAAAGACATCTCCCTCAACCTCGAGGTCATGCCCCAGAAGTCCACCGACTTCTACCCCAAACTCCTCAGCGGCCTCGCCATCTACGCCCTCGACTAA
- a CDS encoding queuosine precursor transporter: protein MTGTDKRAGRFIYLDALTTAFVVILLVSNLVAQKVVKIGPVSTSAAMLLFPITYIFGDVFTEIYGFAASRRAIWLGFFGTALLYAVSAVAILLPSDPGWHNQQAFQTVFGFIPRILASSLMAFWGGEFANSYTMARMKLWTNGEKLWTRTIGSTVVGQLVDTTLVISLMFVGQLPLGTIFKMIWTGWLLKVGYETLATPLTYAVIGWLKKAEGVDTFDRARDFNPFRFGR, encoded by the coding sequence ATGACAGGCACCGACAAACGAGCGGGGAGATTTATCTACCTCGATGCGCTGACGACGGCGTTCGTCGTCATTCTGCTGGTTTCGAACCTTGTGGCGCAGAAGGTGGTGAAGATTGGGCCGGTGTCGACCTCGGCTGCCATGCTTTTGTTTCCTATCACTTACATCTTTGGGGATGTCTTCACGGAGATCTATGGGTTTGCCGCGTCGCGACGGGCGATCTGGCTGGGGTTCTTTGGGACGGCTCTGCTGTATGCGGTGAGCGCGGTGGCGATTCTGCTGCCGTCGGACCCGGGGTGGCACAATCAGCAGGCTTTTCAGACGGTTTTCGGGTTTATTCCGCGGATTCTGGCGTCTTCGCTGATGGCGTTTTGGGGTGGGGAGTTTGCGAACTCGTACACGATGGCGCGGATGAAGCTGTGGACGAATGGGGAAAAGCTTTGGACGAGGACGATCGGATCGACCGTGGTGGGTCAGTTGGTGGACACGACCTTAGTGATTTCATTGATGTTTGTTGGTCAGTTGCCGCTTGGAACGATCTTCAAGATGATCTGGACGGGTTGGCTGCTGAAGGTGGGGTATGAGACGCTGGCGACGCCTCTGACGTATGCGGTGATTGGGTGGCTGAAGAAGGCGGAGGGTGTGGATACGTTCGATCGGGCGAGGGACTTCAACCCGTTCCGGTTTGGCAGATAG